Proteins encoded together in one Telopea speciosissima isolate NSW1024214 ecotype Mountain lineage chromosome 4, Tspe_v1, whole genome shotgun sequence window:
- the LOC122659430 gene encoding phloretin 4'-O-glucosyltransferase-like, which produces MPQLHFLILSFPAQGHINPAIQFAKRLVRTGSHVTFVTSVSAHRRMTNTVTLDGLTYTSFSDGYDDGFKPGDNLLHYMAEIKRHGSQALMDISVAATNEHRPVTFIVYNFLLPWVADLARDLQVPSSLLWIQPASVLNIYYYYFNGYGDFVDKNISNPSFSMELPGLPLLTSKDLPSFFLPTNPQPHTLSLFKELIVTLEKETKARVLVNSFEALEGEALRAIDKFNMVAIGPLIPSAFLDGKDPSDTSFGGDMSFFSSRDYYMEWLNQKPDASVVYVSFGTTSRLSKKQVREIAGGLLESRRPFLWVLRPAPEENDKEEGDVVENMEELKQEGMVIPWCSQVEVLCHRSIGCFVTHCGWNSTLEGLVAGVPMVTFPQWSDQATNAKLIRDVWQTGLRLEVNEAQLVEGDELKRSIEIVMEGGRGEQMRGNAKRWKDLAREAVMDGGSSDKNLNAFVDDVRLLDSPVCGVERILDSASAKT; this is translated from the coding sequence ATGCCGCAACTTCATTTCCTTATCTTATCATTTCCCGCTCAAGGCCACATCAACCCAGCCATTCAATTCGCCAAGCGCCTTGTACGCACCGGCTCCCATGTCACCTTCGTCACCAGCGTCTCTGCTCACCGTCGAATGACCAACACCGTCACTCTTGACGGATTAACCTACACTTCCTTCTCAGATGGTTACGACGATGGGTTCAAACCCGGCGACAACCTCCTTCACTACATGGCTGAGATCAAACGTCACGGCTCACAAGCTCTCATGGACATATCCGTGGCAGCTACCAACGAACACCGCCCAGTGACGTTCATTGTCTACAACTTCCTCCTACCTTGGGTTGCAGATCTGGCACGTGACCTGCAAGTGCCCTCGTCTCTACTCTGGATTCAACCTGCGTCTGTTCTTAAcatctactactactacttcaaTGGCTATGGCGATTTCGTCGATAAGAATATCTCTAACCCCTCTTTTTCCATGGAATTACCAGGACTGCCCCTCCTTACATCCAAAGATCTTCCCTCCTTTTTCCTCCCTACAAACCCTCAACCTCACACTCTCTCTTTGTTTAAAGAACTCATTGTGACCTTAGAGAAAGAAACCAAGGCGAGAGTTTTGGTGAACTCGTTTGAAGCTTTAGAAGGTGAAGCCTTGAGAGCAATTGATAAGTTTAATATGGTTGCCATTGGACCGTTGATCCCATCGGCTTTTTTAGATGGGAAAGACCCATCCGATACTTCCTTTGGAGGGGATATGAGCTTTTTTAGTTCGAGGGATTATTACATGGAATGGTTGAATCAGAAGCCGGATGCTTCAGTGGTTTACGTGTCATTTGGAACCACTTCGAGGTTATCGAAGAAGCAGGTGAGAGAGATTGCTGGTGGGTTGTTAGAAAGCCGCCGGCCGTTTTTGTGGGTCCTCCGTCCGGCACCGGAGGAGAATGACAAAGAAGAAGGTGATGTAGTTGAAAATATGGAAGAACTAAAGCAAGAAGGAATGGTGATACCTTGGTGTTCACAGGTGGAGGTTCTGTGTCACCGCTCAATTGGGTGCTTTGTGACACACTGCGGTTGGAATTCGACATTGGAAGGTCTGGTTGCCGGAGTTCCGATGGTGACCTTTCCACAATGGTCCGATCAAGCAACGAATGCGAAGTTGATAAGAGATGTTTGGCAAACAGGTTTGAGGTTGGAGGTTAATGAAGCTCAGTTGGTAGAAGGAGATGAACTTAAAAGGAGTATAGAGATAGTGatggaaggaggaagaggggaGCAGATGAGAGGAAACGCTAAGAGATGGAAAGATTTGGCAAGAGAGGCTGTCATGGATGGTGGATCTTCCGATAAGAATCTTAATGCATTTGTGGATGACGTTCGGTTGTTGGACAGCCCTGTTTGTGGTGTAGAGAGGATTCTTGATAGCGCATCTGCAAAGACATGA